The Vidua chalybeata isolate OUT-0048 chromosome 17, bVidCha1 merged haplotype, whole genome shotgun sequence genome has a segment encoding these proteins:
- the GMEB2 gene encoding glucocorticoid modulatory element-binding protein 2 isoform X4, producing the protein MAEDEDSLEAEIVYPITCGDSKANLIWRKFVCPGINVKCVQFHDHLISPKEFVHLAGKSTLKDWKRAIRMNGIMLRKIMDSGELDFYQHTKVCSNTCRSTKIDLTGARVSLTSQTSTEYIPLTPASADVNGSPATITIETCEDASDWSTSIGDDTFAFWQGLKDSGLLEEVIQEFHQELVETMKGLQQRAQDPPLQLGDAVLLNNVVQNFGMLDLVKKVLASHKCQMDRSREQYTRDLAALEQQCDEHRKRAKELKHKSQHLNNVLMTLTPVSVPTPLKRPRLTRATSGPAAITSQVLSQPAQLTVTPGVPVSQIANLPLGKVVSALPPSVLGKSPAQPPAASSPASPLLGGYTVLASAGSTFPGTVEIHPDASNLTVLSTAAVQDGSTVVKVVSPFQLLTLPGLGTTIQNVTQIAPSGSTVVTVPSGATEAAGDEHAAAAIEVTAVADEAEQK; encoded by the exons TTTCATGATCACCTCATCAGCCCCAAGGAGTTTGTCCACCTGGCAGGCAAGTCGACCTTGAAGGATTGGAAGCGGGCGATCCGGATGAACGGGATCATGCTCCG GAAGATTATGGACTCAGGAGAGCTGGATTTTTATCAGCACACAAAGGTCTGTTCCAACACCTGCCGGAGCACCAAAATTGACCTGACAGGAGCCAGGGTGTCCCTGACCAGCCAGACATCGACAGAGTACATCCCTCTGACTCCTGCCTCTGCCGATG TGAACGGATCCCCAGCTACAATAACCATAGAAACATGCGAGGATGCCAGCGATTGGAGCACCAGCATTGGAG ATGACACCTTTGCTTTTTGGCAAGGTCTGAAGGACAGTGGTCTCCTAGAAGAAGTGATCCAGGAGTTCCACCAGGAGCTGGTGGAGACTATGAAGGGCTTGCAGCAGCGAGCACAGGATCCCCCGCTGCAGCTCGGGG ATGCTGTTTTACTCAACAACGTAGTCCAGAACTTTGGGATGCTGGATCTGGTCAAGAAGGTCCTGGCCAGCCACAAGTGCCAGATGGATCGCTCGAGGGAGCAGTACACACGGGATTTGGCAG ctctggagcagcagtgtgACGAGCACCGCAAGCGAGCGAAGGAGCTGAAGCACAAATCGCAGCATCTCAACAATGTCCTGATGACCCTCACGCCCGTCTCTGTTCCCACGCCTCTGAAACGCCCCAGGCTGACCAGGGCCACCTCCGGACCAGCTGCCATCACCtcccaagtcctgtcccagccagcacagctcactGTCACCCCCGGCGTCCCAGTGTCCCAGATTGCCAATCTCCCTCTTGGCAAAGTGGTCTCGGCCCTCCCTCCTTCGGTGCTGGGgaagagcccagcccagccccccgCTGCCAGCTCCCCGGCCTCCCCTCTGCTGGGGGGGTACACGGTGCTGGCCTCTGCCGGCTCCACCTTCCCCGGCACGGTGGAGATCCACCCGGACGCTTCCAACCTGACGGTGCTGAGCACGGCTGCGGTCCAGGATGGCAGCACGGTGGTGAAGGTGGTGAGCCCCTTCCAGCTCCTGACGCTTCCAGGACTTGGCACGACCATCCAGAATGTGACACAAATAGCTCCCAGTGGGAGCACGGTCGTGACTGTCCCGTCCGGTGCCACCGAGGCTGCCGGGGACGAGCACGCTGCCGCCGCCATCGAGGTGACCGCAGTGGCTGAtgaggcagagcagaagtgA